TCTAGAGATGCAGACGTATTAAGCCGATGGATTATAAAGAGAGGTGACGGCCACCAAGGGAAGTTTTTACAGATTAACAGGGAAGCAAGAACTCTTAGGCTGTATGATGCACTAATAGGAAACGCGGCACAGTTTTTGCTGCAGGGATATTTTTACATTACCAAATTTAAGGAAATTGACGCATATTTAAGTAAGTATTATGGCAAACAAACTCTTGCCTTTTCTTGTAATTTCTGAGCCTTTGTTTACCCGGGTTTTTTTTGTGATATCTTAAAAGTACacaaaaagaaatcaaagtactgaaagtactgttagacggtggcgccGTTTGAAAgtggtatattacatgtatgataattattgttgtcgaaaatccaaAGCCAGtatctcatacatgtactaatacttaacgcttactcgcacaactggtcgtgagtttcctacatggataattctgtggaaatcgtagtTGTGATCACAATCCACACCTTACAATTGTTGTGTCTCTttatcgtcatcttttggggGAAACCCAtagatttatcacagtagcctttgtagtatagaagtttgtatctatatgtttgtatctatatcagttgacattaaaactcCGTTttcggtaatacatgtactacatatatgtattttgattgccccagaatgactcattaaataggtgggttgccaccacatattgaatgaataaatcaaatccaaagcgatttcatcacagtgcgcccaaatatttgattgtgtAAAGAAGGGGATTTTtgggtccccccccccctctttacCTTTGGGTTGACTCCgtaaaggggaacaacttttgaaaaagtGTAGATTGGATATGATAAATGGATAAAATACTTATCAGTTTTTACTAATTATTTGGTAgacatgtagtatgtttattgtccctctcgacagcattttcgTCAATTTCTTCGcggggaaaaagttgcagtctCGTGGACCATCACACTTGCTTTTGTCCTCATAGTCAGTTCATACATGTAGGTGTAAAGAAAACGGAATAgtttacaagaacctgtttgataaacCTGctattgcttttggaatgcacgtcatcatgaaacagaagagtcaatcaatattttattttcgactttagtggattatttccatttgctcacaacgaaagtgaataaaaatttgaaaaaatatatcatacaatattcagtcgcggcagtttcattattcaacgttttaaagtacatttgtcctattgtatttagctatagatttattcaaatcatttgaatggatttgggaaagtcacatgtatattttatcgcttctcagtacactttaacacgcataatttacttgctacattaaactCTTCTAGTAAAtgtacaacaaatattgattaattattcaaaattagttttcaaaaaaaccaaacaaacaaaatccaagTTGAACGCAtgtttttctgaccgtacagctgtgtatataaatttcaatttattctttgcatgtactataTACACCACTGGTATatctagggttcgcaaatcccagcaatatttccggaaagctatagttctgtagctcagcagaaaactacagtcatctatgaagcacaatttttgccttcatgtttcattatttatcgcaaatatagcatggatgtatacgctacggcTGATGTAGCATTTCGTTGAGTGATGCCACTTTCTAACCGTTGTGTATTTCGATtgcgagtcgcaacaaactggcgcatttatataTTAGGCCTGCCTATtatggaaacaaatgtcgaagaaaggTCATACTTGTAGTTGTACTCGCgagataaaaattatttgagaacaaaaggggcgatatttacgtacatgtgtaataatgttatctgttagtgaaaaaatccccccaaaaccaaagaaaaggttCTCAAATAACAGAGACGTCGACGGGCGCATATGGATTAAAGTAACAGATTGTACTTCGCTCATCAAATTGCGTTATTCAgtttattgtgaaaaaattcgttagaaactgtttagtgAACAAAACtattatatcttacattaccgttcCCAATGTATCATAAATGTATAAGGAATATTGCATGAGTTGAACCGATTGTTTTTTCTCACgaaaaagctagcgtttgctgtaaattatttagagatacacgagctgacacgccgtgaaatccataagacgttttacagcatatgtctttaatcccttatttgcttacgaaaaatctgaactgaaaatctttgaaacatcgtaaaatgtggtttgtttatacatgtaaaattgtaaaatggcgactcgatttgCACATGACTTTTACAATCCGAGGTCgatcgattagcgtgtttgagagagaGTCAGTAGCAAGTAAAGCGTTAAcatcagtagtaaatattgtctgatgaatattgaggttcctgtaataaaattaatgttcctACATACTGAGTGGGTTACAAAATAAGGTtcatgtaaatcacaggtcagtccaaaattaaacacatttgtatcgtaaatttcaagttttttgtatgtttaaaaacacatgcacacttgtagaagaaagtgtgccattgattggttgaagttcaataaaatgtaattaatgttatattcattgtcagtatctgttgtgaattctttggaataagctacaacaaaataaatattctgcctcaactaaaattaatgcgttgaaaaattgctgaaatatgaaatggcaaacctgtttaaatagtgtgtttctgacaatggtttacatcataaaaaaacaagaagcgattATTGTGAGATCTCTTAGAAGTgatcgcagtgatatagtttatgcagccctgatacagagttaaacgtcacaactggcagttggtgcataaattttcgataccgcgtaagcagacagggtaacggccaatttaaaataaaacacaatttcctaaattatttaaatatatgtacaaaataattagcagctattatgcttaaaatatctgatcagattaaaattagttctcatactgaaatcgacacatagataaaacattgtCTGTAACACTGaatacctaacagagttatcgttccttatccgctagggcccccgtgagaaatactcttccggtcaggccgtagcaatagaccgtggctatttatagccaccgtctaaaaagaaaacaaattgtgTTTTACCTGATgtcgccaaaaaaaaatttatcaaaattgattCTTTTATTTAGCGTCGTCttaatcataaaaattattattattatattataaaaaatatagcgTTATGCAGAGAGAAAAATGATTGTGTTATTTATAACCGTTACGTTTAAAGTCAACAATTTTGGGgaaacaacttttatttttatttttctttaattttagatTTCCTGTACTGCATGTCCGTCATTTCGTCCTTTGTTATTGTTGTCTGGTCTGTGACAACTTATACCTCATCGTCCGACAGAGACCGTGCACTAGCCGCTGTACCTGACAACAACAAAGGCGACAGCAACACAACAAAGGGTCTCGCCACCACGCTACTGGACATCTTCAGCAACCGAACCTTTCTCATCTTGTTTCTCCTTAGCAATGTGATCTTTGTAGCCACCTTTCTGGTTTTTAGTTGGACCACAAGTcacaattataattataattaattttttagatatgttttacaaatacaatgtactactattataattatatttttttaagaatgagTGTCTCAATGTTTTCTACAAGAATAGATGTGTAATCTGTATATTATGATGTGCTGAAAAATCCAACAGGGCCTGGtgctgaaaataaaatgtttcatgtcATTTAttggaaaatttgtttttctttttttcattttattgagaTTGTGATGCCCTTTACACATACAAATAGGTGAATAGCTCAGCTCTACTGTATcgaataattatgtatttataaGTACCTTTGAAGACGAGCTTTACCCTTTTTTTAAAGCGATAGAATTTAGTAAATATTCCCGATTTCCACCATTGAATTTATGGATGAATTCAAACATTATTCCGAAACAATATAACACAGTTATGACCATCGAATGCACGATTGTACAACAGTCGAATTATAAAGATCTAGAcgatattgaaaaataataaaaaatgaaaaccatGCAGGTGAAATGTTTAAGTATAATTATCCCTTTAAGCGAATCTATATCATGGCCAATACAATGTTCTGTGCCACGTCAGTCGTGCTATTCACCTGAAACTTTCAAGCCAGTGacattgtttatttcataatgtATTCATCCTGATTTGaccattttgaaaattcctgaAAAATTCTAACACTTCTTTCCTTATGTAAAATAATCGTATAACTTGTCATATCACGTTAGCATTGGGCAAGTCATGTGATGGTTTTCTACTGCAATGATAGCTATAGTacgtcccaagatatttatgccgcacattttcttaaattgttctttatttttataaatacctcagggttcaaactatgttcattcaaaaatatgaacaaatccCAAGATTTTCCCTTTgtaacgccccctctagcttgtcaggtttcaatacacgtcTAAAAACAAAAAGTCTACGAGAATTTTACATTGCAAAAGAGATGAAggtacccggatgataacgttgaaaaattgtgcgaggtattccgagtgacttctgaatggagaaaagatgtaaagtTAACACTCTCCTTTGTAAATCTCCCTAAGAAGTCGGTTTTCGtttctgtgatttttttaaatgaaaaaacgatagaactattttaacaagaccttggactttcagttgGACGTAGAGCTCTATCtatttaaggtaaggtttgcggttacagggagataactcacacatTTTCTTTGTGACGTAACATcaactaccctttatttcagttatgacgtcaaaatttatatgacgtcataattgatttcagtttttttttctttcgcgGGCTTTTTTagtatcaatgaaaaaataagaggacacaagcattttatcaatttctacgaaaacgaaatccgcatcatatggttttgaatagtgctttagaaacatcagattacacatattctaagatacgtttttcctgaaatcggtggacttggaaaggtttcaaataagatgtttttgtttacataatagtaGTCCAAAAATTAAGACtgttgttgcattttattctatttttagatagttgatcagaaattaataaaagtaaatcatgatattaatagtgatattattttcgaacattttaagcataaataacccccataatagtcacatataaaatgtacatattttcacgaaattgtttacatttcatcaaaatgaaaattggaaatcatgaactttgaccttttgtagttataaaacgggacgggcaaaattcatttgaatttcatgagaaaaagaCTTTtg
This is a stretch of genomic DNA from Crassostrea angulata isolate pt1a10 chromosome 4, ASM2561291v2, whole genome shotgun sequence. It encodes these proteins:
- the LOC128182593 gene encoding uncharacterized protein LOC128182593, which gives rise to MLEVDRVQLLESEEKQQDEGNIEDTFDFKWRCLVALISILFFLMSFDCDLVLASAYFEREMYHEFSLTISITVTASLVIGSLSTFWIIQNSSTKKSPPGIRYVLCILTRFPMSGLARDADVLSRWIIKRGDGHQGKFLQINREARTLRLYDALIGNAAQFLLQGYFYITKFKEIDAYLNFLYCMSVISSFVIVVWSVTTYTSSSDRDRALAAVPDNNKGDSNTTKGLATTLLDIFSNRTFLILFLLSNVIFVATFLVFSWTTSHNYNYN